In the genome of Pichia kudriavzevii chromosome 4, complete sequence, one region contains:
- a CDS encoding uncharacterized protein (PKUD0D05580; similar to Saccharomyces cerevisiae YDL137W (ARF2) and YDL192W (ARF1); ancestral locus Anc_7.307; intron in 5' UTR): protein MGLSISKLLSGLFGRKEMRILMVGLDAAGKTTILYKLKLGEIVTTIPTIGFNVETVEYKNISFTVWDVGGQDKIRPLWRHYFQNTQGIIFVVDSNDRDRISEAREELQRMLNEDELRDAVLLVFANKQDLPNAMTAAEITEKLGLQSIRPRPWFIQAACATSGDGLYEGLEWLSNTLKNAA, encoded by the coding sequence ATGGGTTTATCTATTTCTAAGTTATTATCCGGCCTTTTCGGTCGTAAAGAAATGAGAATTTTAATGGTTGGTTTGGATGCAGCTGGTAAGACTACCATTTTATATAAACTAAAGTTAGGTGAAATTGTTACCACCATTCCAACCATTGGTTTTAATGTTGAAACCGTTGAATATAAGAACATTTCCTTTACTGTTTGGGATGTTGGTGGACAAGATAAGATTAGACCATTGTGGAGACACTATTTCCAAAACACCCAAGGTATTATTTTCGTTGTTGACTCTAACGATAGAGACAGAATCTCCGAGGCAAGAGAAGAATTACAAAGAATGCTTAATGAAGACGAACTTAGAGATGCTGTTCTCTTGGTTTTCGCCAACAAACAAGATCTACCAAATGCTATGACTGCTGCAGAAATCACCGAAAAATTAGGTCTTCAATCTATCAGACCAAGACCATGGTTCATTCAAGCAGCTTGTGCTACTTCCGGTGATGGTTTGTACGAAGGTCTAGAATGGTTATCCAACACCTTAAAGAATGCCGCTTAA
- a CDS encoding uncharacterized protein (PKUD0D05590; similar to Saccharomyces cerevisiae YDL191W (RPL35A) and YDL136W (RPL35B); ancestral locus Anc_7.306), protein MAGLKAYELRTKSKEQLEEQLVDLKKELADLKVQKVSKQFVPKIKTVRKDIARVLTVINAQQRASVRAFYEGKKYIPKELRAKKTRALRRALTKEQKSLKTERARKLAIAYPVKSFALKA, encoded by the exons ATG GCTGGATTAAAGGCATACGAATTAAGAACTAAGTCTAAGGAACAATTAGAAGAACAACTCGTTGACTTAAAGAAGGAACTTGCAGACTTAAAGGTCCAAAAGGTCTCCAAGCAATTTGTTCCAAAGATCAAGACTGTCAGAAAGGACATTGCTAGAGTCTTGACTGTCATTAACGCACAACAAAGAGCTTCTGTCAGAGCTTTCTACGAAGGTAAGAAGTACATTCCAAAGGAATTGAGAGCTAAGAAGACCAGAGCTTTAAGAAGAGCTTTAACCAAGGAACAAAAGTCTTTAAAGACTGAAAGAGCAAGAAAGTTAGCTATTGCTTACCCAGTCAAGTCTTTTGCTCTTAAGGCTtaa
- a CDS encoding uncharacterized protein (PKUD0D05560; similar to Saccharomyces cerevisiae YDL194W (SNF3) and YDL138W (RGT2); ancestral locus Anc_7.309), which translates to MKGSPRRSSSTGVQISGTSGRQPSPLETKESRNRIYKTIKKSIQKINPDRETKMRKIMASKPRSKNQKRKSSFMAIYVGLLTALGGFLYGYDTGIINGLLETKYVMAHFTRGGKTNFDSAERAIITSILSLGTLFGSLISPIISDTHGRKFCMVVTLIIFNIGTIVQIVHGSYGLILSGRFINGIGVGAISSIIPLYQAEVSPKWIRGVCISFYQLAITIGLLVSSAISQATRNINDERCFRIPIGLQFVWCAFLLGGLLTLPESPRFYVMIGDIDGAIISLSRFRRLTIDDNELIEELIEIKATHDYETSTGSISYLDCFKSSKGRSHQLKRMVTSMALQLFQQASGINFIFYYGVNFFVATGVNESYLMSFITYAVNVVCTIPGILVVDKLGRRKLLMIGALGMTISNFIIAFVGLNSNTVIVNKVMLSFVCTFIAFFAASWGPVVWVVTGELFSLSVRQKAVSLSASMNWIVNFVFAYSTPYLIDQGNHTASIGAKIFFLWGSLNLAGFLFTFLFVYETEGLMLEEVDELYHRCSYAFQSHKYNKEIQNGSEQRTGEEETQHDEKSKTNHESVMTSVNTSGSGDCEESESIYSPMDYLNRWAEKRQRNSILNENILTRPTNELPQSLELTLSDENSGSSGAGSQEIPLDFNFSHGLYGETVEHSPQPNLDDNEPHEDEEEYHAQLDDVINYISEQSGFDLHPPGVD; encoded by the coding sequence ATGAAAGGCAGCCCCAGACGCAGTTCATCTACGGGTGTGCAGATCTCAGGGACGAGTGGCAGGCAGCCGTCTCCCTTGGAGACTAAAGAATCAAGAAATCGAATATACAAAACTATAAAGAAATCCATTCAAAAGATAAACCCAGACAGAGAAACCAAAATGCGAAAGATAATGGCGTCTAAGCCACGCAGCAAGAACCAAAAGCGCAAGTCTTCCTTTATGGCCATATATGTGGGGCTGTTAACGGCACTCGGGGGATTTTTGTATGGGTATGACACAGGTATAATCAATGGACTACTTGAAACGAAGTATGTTATGGCACACTTCACTAGAGGCGGCAAAACAAATTTTGACTCAGCTGAGAGAGCCATAATAACCTCCATTTTATCCTTGGGTACGTTATTTGGATCGTTGATTTCCCCAATTATTTCTGACACACATGGCAGGAAATTTTGCATGGTTGTCACACTCataattttcaacattggCACAATTGTTCAAATAGTCCACGGATCTTATGGGCTGATTCTCTCCGGTAGGTTTATCAATGGTATTGGTGTCGGCGCTATTTCGTCTATAATTCCATTGTACCAGGCAGAGGTCTCGCCAAAATGGATCAGAGGTGTATGTATTTCATTCTACCAGTTGGCGATAACAATTGGGTTACTCGTCTCAAGTGCCATATCTCAAGCGACTAGAAATATAAATGACGAAAGGTGTTTCCGAATTCCTATTGGGTTGCAGTTCGTTTGGTGTGCCTTCTTACTAGGTGGATTGCTAACATTACCGGAATCTCCCCGATTCTACGTAATGATTGGAGATATCGATGGGGCAATCATTTCACTCTCACGTTTTCGTCGGCTGActattgatgataatgaattAATTGAGGAAttaattgaaatcaagGCCACGCATGATTACGAAACAAGCACAGGATCCATAAGTTATTTGGACTGTTTCAAAAGCTCCAAGGGCAGATCACATCAACTAAAGAGGATGGTCACAAGTATGGCTTTACAACTCTTTCAACAGGCATCCGGAATAAActttatattttattaCGGGGtgaatttctttgttgCAACAGGCGTTAACGAATCATACCTAATGTCTTTCATAACATATGCCGTAAATGTTGTATGCACAATCCCGGGGATATTGGTGGTTGATAAACTCGGTAGACGGAAACTATTGATGATTGGTGCATTGGGTATGactatttcaaattttatcattgcCTTTGTTGGAttaaattcaaatactGTAATCGTCAATAAAGTTATGTTGTCCTTTGTTTGTACCTTTATTGCGTTTTTTGCAGCATCTTGGGGGCCAGTCGTTTGGGTCGTCACTGGTGAATTGTTTAGTTTATCCGTAAGACAGAAGGCCGTTTCATTATCTGCAAGCATGAACTGGATTGTCAATTTTGTGTTTGCATATTCAACACCATACCTTATTGATCAAGGGAACCATACCGCCTCTATCGGTGCCAAGATATTCTTTCTTTGGGGGTCTCTGAATCTAGCAggttttttatttacatttttgtttgtctATGAGACAGAAGGGTTGATGTTAGAAGAGGTGGATGAGTTATACCATAGGTGTTCGTATGCGTTTCAATCACACAAGTATAATAAGGAGATACAAAATGGAAGCGAACAGAGAACgggtgaagaagaaacacagcatgatgaaaaatccaaaactaACCATGAATCCGTAATGACAAGCGTAAATACCTCAGGCTCAGGTGACTGTGAAGAATCCGAGAGTATCTATTCTCCAATGGACTATTTAAACCGTTGGGCGGAGAAGCGTCAACGcaatagcattttgaatgaaaacattCTTACGAGACCCACCAACGAATTGCCCCAATCTCTTGAACTCACTCTCTCGGATGAAAATTCGGGCTCTTCGGGAGCAGGTAGTCAGGAAATACCTTTGGACTTCAATTTCAGTCACGGGTTATACGGTGAAACCGTAGAACACTCGCCTCAGCCGAACCTGGATGACAACGAACCAcatgaagatgaagaagagtaTCATGCCCAGCTCGATGATGTGATCAACTACATCAGTGAGCAATCGGGATTCGATTTACATCCACCTGGTGTGGACTAA
- a CDS encoding uncharacterized protein (PKUD0D05550; Pfam Domains: RhoGAP(2.7e-20)), whose translation MATAIKDNEPRRRSISVFSNARGSVTSSTDPLKRRSFSVNRKSFSLTGGYTTTNTENSRDNALDSIENKKMRSNSTRGKQNKRFFSSPQFSSSTPNLIGNETTTKYIDSELNLAHKSIFVGDTELTIPTVVYKCCDFLKYTAPVEGLFRMNGSIKQINQIEMDLYRNIESYVFTINDENTNGLHSSPNTNVSTAHDIAVVLKRWISKLDDGIITADVYHELAHLSKASYTHFDDELSEVEHKGDGDMSDNESLIDMDRLLESPIKNTEGIQSEHPSSFTSSSKISTFTSLYSLPLSKLPIENLHLTLYLLDFLNFMSQPSISSITKMNDSNLAKVFQLNFFKSVDLIVGTKSFSTEDLKSSYHTNEELLKALIKDSGTIIKDLATFIKENDYQIQHILKSHSASHASKRTPNTTYVLSQQLNNSQSSFTSKGTPLYSQGNHSFDHISSYPRQRDLSTYLETCVERSIPSTPLANDRPRSDVFGEYPEGVPDFLNDPTSQKTHTLPAPEEEKNKEIVVMKRQNPKRRSIFGIFNKRKSSLGMELEQNSGYQQHQQPLQHHENSNHDHHHRPASSRKKSHDILKAHPNSTSNSLAVLAEPVNHHTRNVDVGTAKQTLSAQSSRNHNPIKENANTKTEETRRQHKFDSSTTNENPKIARNPATRKHTDDTNNVSGAPTTSTPSHKRFSLFKFMKSQ comes from the coding sequence ATGGCTACTGCAATAAAGGACAATGAACCACGTCGCCGGTCTATCTCTGTGTTTTCCAATGCTCGTGGCAGCGTCACATCGTCGACCGACCCGCTAAAGAGACGATCATTTTCTGTAAATAGGAAATCCTTTTCCTTAACTGGAGGATataccaccaccaacacCGAAAATAGCAGAGATAATGCCTTGGATAGtatagaaaacaagaagatgCGTTCAAATAGTACAAGGGGGAAGCAAAATAAGAggtttttttcatctccACAATTCTCCTCCTCTACTCCTAATCTAATTGGAAATGAAACCACCACCAAATACATCGATTCGGAGCTGAATTTAGCTCACAAGTCGATCTTTGTTGGTGACACCGAGCTTACGATACCTACCGTGGTCTATAAATGTTGTGATTTCCTCAAATATACAGCACCGGTGGAAGGTCTATTTAGAATGAATGGATCcatcaaacaaatcaacCAAATAGAGATGGATTTATACAGAAACATAGAATCATATGTTTTCACTATCAACGACGAAAACACAAATGGCCTTCATTCGTCCCCAAATACAAACGTATCCACAGCACATGACATTGCCGTAGTCCTGAAGAGATGGATATCAAAATTAGATGATGGGATCATAACGGCAGATGTTTATCATGAGCTGGCACATCTAAGCAAGGCTTCGTATACACATTTTGACGACGAGTTGAGCGAGGTTGAGCATAAAGGCGATGGAGATATGTCCGATAATGAGAGTCTGATCGATATGGATCGTCTCCTTGAGTCCCCCATTAAGAATACAGAAGGTATACAGAGCGAACATCCTAGTTCCTTTACAAGctcttcaaaaatttcaacatttaCATCACTTTATTCATTACCACTATCAAAACTACCCATTGAGAACCTTCACTTGACTCTCTATTTGTTAGactttttgaatttcatGTCACAACCATCGATATCCTCAATTACTAAAATGAACGATTCCAATTTGGCAAAAGTTTTCcagttgaattttttcaaaagtgtAGATCTAATAGTTGGTACAAAGAGTTTCAGCACAGAAGATCTAAAGTCATCCTATCATACAAACGAAGAGCTACTAAAAGCTTTGATCAAAGATTCTGGAACTATTATTAAAGACCTGGCTACCTTtataaaggaaaatgatTATCAAATACAGCATATACTAAAATCTCATTCAGCATCCCACGCAAGTAAAAGGACGCCAAATACTACATATGTTCTCTCCCAGCAGTTGAATAATTCCCAATCTTCCTTTACAAGTAAAGGGACCCCCCTCTACTCCCAAGGAAACCATTCATTTGATCACATCTCCTCGTACCCAAGACAAAGGGATTTGAGCACGTACCTCGAAACTTGCGTTGAGAGAAGCATACCGTCGACACCATTGGCAAATGATCGTCCACGTTCGGATGTGTTCGGCGAATATCCCGAAGGTGTTCCTGATTTCCTTAATGATCCAACGTCGCAAAAGACCCATACATTACCTGCTcctgaagaagagaaaaacaaggaGATTGTTGTAATGAAGAGGCAGAATCCAAAGCGAAGGAGTATATTTGGGATATTCAATAAGAGGAAATCGTCTCTGGGTATGGAACTTGAACAGAACTCAGGTTATCAACAGCATCAGCAACCTCTACAACATCATGAAAATTCCAATCAcgatcatcatcatcgtccTGCCTCCTCTCGTAAAAAATCGCATGATATCCTGAAAGCACACCCAAATTCCACGTCGAATTCATTGGCCGTTCTAGCTGAACCAGTCAACCACCATACAAGGAATGTCGATGTAGGAACCGCTAAACAAACCTTGAGCGCACAGAGCAGTCGTAACCACAACCCTATCAAAGAAAACGCCAACACCAAGACGGAAGAAACGAGGAGACAGCACAAGTTCGACTCAAGTACAACTAATGAGAACCCAAAGATTGCTAGAAATCCCGCAACTAGGAAACATACAGATGATACAAACAATGTCTCAGGGGCACCTACTACATCAACGCCGTCACATAAGCGATTCTCCTTGTTCAAGTTTATGAAATCCCAGTAA
- a CDS encoding uncharacterized protein (PKUD0D05600; similar to Saccharomyces cerevisiae YDL190C (UFD2); ancestral locus Anc_7.305): MQSPSDIRAMRLAKLEALRKKQMEERKVELENDDATSKDVQQHQTIVNKTEGALPKGTYSTDHKCLQGGEQKSENVGISLERWKANELGRIFSVTLTPTDTSTSSLIYLESLRSELESDDLIGVDSPDTILTTLIFELGVRPHFSSPLQYLFKSWSTAYDSKRLLNKLKTASYSEKVEFYDEILRLCSGYASILFYEPDTFIDQPTLIDITNELVLNYNRYQDFWVALLNSIVDNQTQLEFLNEILPILTDEIDRSLDTESLSTSSKYDTILAIIEALTMNKNICAYIHQMDIFNPKCLSSKQIELCSFLGKILRISPLLPKIADSNYVGVLNKSEIKTINKSLESSYSFLLDRLFNIINSLIRVNPDSRKQVLTFMADLVNKSHLRVSEHADDKDLASDSLMLNVTMILVKLSEPILRDGMASKTDKIAVDYLSYKTRLIDIAEETRINSTIQESNDLFSGDQLYDESKELNFISQCFYLMLTYLHYGLGGVISSYNKKTKINKQLKGQLKHLQEMLAKSNMDSNPFAQKLVRARIDPIEKKINENENSIRSIDMFFCCREFQLEVFDTIIGVCEFLVRLIDEKHEYHPKMGNFFPYLKIPLHNFDDEISKLDDVEFLRKLSPVPFKYFPEIYVEGFVNYTHFISRFTNNPMVDNKAKLTKFVEFSIIVLRCPELISNPHLKSRLIEVLFFGSLPFQTNMGEQDGFMFPVFNEDETVRSNLLISLLDFYVMVEKTGASSQFYDKFNARYHISFIIEKLWKFDFFKQDLRTIATKFQKFFIRFVARMLNDTTYLLDESLNHLINIHNYQKELHRRAKGFQPETPDTDEELTKKLQDSERMAKSYVQLSNKTITLFNLFTKETPKSFTIVEIVDRLAGMLNYNLVVLVGPRYNELKVEEPEKYQFDPKELLLQLCSIFLNLSIEREFVEAVARDLRSFEPDNFIKAINILKKNYKIPNEYFEKHLLKFVEDAKNIKTADEEEELELGEVPDEFLDPLMFTLMKDPVRLPSSKISMDRSVLKAHLMNDPTDPFNRMPLKMEDVTDDIELKTKIAQWIQEKKSLPKDTDGDVTME; the protein is encoded by the coding sequence ATGCAATCTCCGTCAGATATACGTGCCATGAGATTGGCAAAATTAGAAGCATTAcgaaagaaacaaatggaaGAACGTAAAGTAGAACTTGAAAACGACGACGCAACTAGTAAAGATgtacaacaacatcaaacaATTGTCAACAAAACGGAGGGAGCATTGCCAAAGGGAACATACTCTACAGATCATAAATGCTTACAAGGGGGTGAACAGAAGTCTGAAAATGTGGGCATAAGCTTAGAAAGATGGAAAGCCAATGAATTAGGCAGAATCTTCTCGGTTACACTAACACCAACGGACACTTCAACATCCTCTTTAATTTACTTAGAATCGTTAAGATCTGAATTGGAATCTGATGATCTTATAGGTGTGGATAGTCCAGATACAATCTTAACCACTTTGATATTCGAACTGGGTGTCAGACCTCATTTTTCGTCACCTTTGCAATATCTATTTAAATCGTGGTCTACAGCTTACGACTCTAAGAGACTCTTGAATAAACTGAAAACAGCATCTTATAGTGAAAAAGTCGAGTTTTACGATGAAATATTAAGATTGTGTTCTGGGTATGCCTCCATCCTCTTTTATGAACCTGATACCTTTATCGATCAGCCAACCTTGATAGATATTACTAATGAGCTCGTCCTTAATTACAATAGATATCAAGACTTTTGGGTAGCCTTATTGAATTCTATCGTTGATAATCAAACACAATTAGAGTTTTTGAACGAAATTTTACCTATTCTTACTGATGAAATAGATAGATCATTGGATACTGAAAGTCTCTCCACATCGTCTAAGTACGATACCATTTTAGCCATTATCGAAGCACTAACGATGAATAAAAACATATGCGCATATATCCATCAAATGGATATATTCAATCCTAAATGTTTGAGTTCCAAGCAGATTGAACTGTGTTCCTTCTTGGGTAAGATATTAAGAATCTCTCCCTTGCTTCCAAAAATTGCAGACTCAAATTACGTTGGAGTTTTGAATAAAAGCGAAATCAAAACCATTAATAAATCATTGGAATCTTCTTACTCCTTTTTACTGGACAGattgttcaatatcatcaactcATTAATCAGAGTCAATCCGGACTCTAGAAAACAAGTTTTGACATTTATGGCGGATCTGGTCAATAAGTCACATTTGCGTGTAAGTGAGCATGCAGATGATAAAGATTTGGCAAGTGATTCCTTAATGCTAAATGTAACCATGATATTAGTTAAACTGTCAGAACCTATATTGAGAGATGGAATGGCATCAAAAACCGATAAAATTGCAGTTGATTATTTGAGCTACAAAACAAGATTAATTGATATTGCTGAAGAAACTAGAATAAATTCAACGATTCAAGAATCTAATGACCTTTTTTCGGGTGACCAGTTGTATGATGAGTCAAAAGAATTGAATTTTATATCGCAGTGCTTTTACTTAATGTTAACTTATTTGCACTATGGCTTGGGTGGTGTCATCTCCTCTTATAAtaagaaaaccaaaattaaTAAGCAATTGAAGGGTCAACTAAAACACTTGCAAGAAATGTTGGCGAAGTCAAATATGGATTCAAATCCGTTTGCCCAGAAATTGGTAAGGGCAAGAATTGAtccaattgagaaaaaaatcaatgaaaatgaaaatagtATCCGTTCAATTGATATGTTTTTCTGCTGCAGGGAATTTCAACTTGAAGTATTTGACACAATCATTGGAGTTTGCGAATTCCTGGTGAGATTGATTGATGAGAAACACGAATATCATCCGAAAATGGGCAATTTTTTCccatatttgaagattccTTTACACAactttgatgatgaaataagCAAGcttgatgatgttgaatttttgagaaagttATCACCTGTGCCGTTCAAATACTTTCCTGAAATCTATGTCGAGGGGTTTGTGAATTATACACATTTCATATCTAGATTCACCAATAATCCAATGGTTGACAATAAGGCGAAGCTAACCAAATTTGTTGAGTTCTCGATTATTGTTTTGAGGTGTCCTGAACTAATCTCTAATCCCCATTTAAAGTCTAGGTTGATTgaagttttgttttttggtTCATTGCCGTTTCAAACCAATATGGGAGAGCAGGATGGATTTATGTTTCCTGTATTTAACGAAGATGAGACAGTACGCTCTAACTTGCTAATCTCCCTATTAGACTTCTATGTCATGGTTGAGAAAACTGGCGCATCCTCGCAATTTTATGATAAGTTCAACGCAAGATATCATATATCTTTCAtaattgagaaattatGGAAATtcgattttttcaaacaagaCTTACGGACGATTGCAACtaaatttcaaaagttcTTCATTAGATTTGTGGCTAGAATGCTAAATGATACCACATATTTATTAGATGAATCATTGAACCATTTAATCAACATTCACAACTATCAAAAGGAGTTGCACAGAAGAGCGAAAGGTTTCCAGCCTGAAACACCTGATACGGATGAAGAATTAACCAAAAAGTTGCAAGACAGTGAAAGAATGGCTAAATCATATGTGCAGTTGAGTAACAAAACAATCACGTTATTTAATCTATTTACGAAGGAAACACCAAAATCGTTTACTATTGTTGAGATCGTTGATAGATTGGCAGGTATGCTAAATTATAATTTAGTTGTTCTAGTTGGTCCTAGATATAACGAACTAAAGGTTGAAGAACCTGAGAAATATCAATTTGATCCCAAAGAACTATTGTTACAATTATGTTCAattttcctcaatttgTCTATTGAGCGTGAATTTGTTGAGGCTGTTGCTAGAGATTTAAGATCTTTTGAACCTGATAATTTTATCAAGGCTATTAACATtttaaagaagaactacaaaattccaaatgaATATTTCGAAAAACACTTACTAAAGTTTGTGGAAGATGCTAAGAATATCAAAACtgcagatgaagaagaagaactgGAATTAGGTGAGGTTCCTGATGAGTTTTTGGATCCTTTGATGTTTACACTGATGAAAGATCCAGTGAGATTACCAAGTTCCAAGATATCTATGGATAGGAGTGTCCTAAAGGCACATTTAATGAACGATCCAACAGATCCGTTCAACCGTATGCCTttaaaaatggaagatGTGACCGACGatattgaattgaaaacaaagatagCGCAATGGATTCAGGAAAAGAAGTCTCTTCCCAAAGATACTGATGGAGATGTTACCATGGAATGA
- a CDS encoding uncharacterized protein (PKUD0D05570; similar to Saccharomyces cerevisiae YDL193W (NUS1); ancestral locus Anc_7.308) — protein sequence MVTKEEKVTDLGSENEETGFSTAYKKEHVFEQTRARITQQSEKLKDGETLINIKRSDLALHTKNTFLEFFNNVIRAMFTPQDETIKKEWFKDPGSETIQELLVFYFYRCILTTFYLIYSICALYQYTINRLKVYFLSLAYKCNDDPSVISADVNKLPKIPRHLAVILNYKSEQEEGGGLEGLCNDGASIAAWCVSSGIPSLTIYEVNGILNKSVPELTKAIFKKFESYFGSESVPNFLIKVPHLNLSYSGIDGVLVDNSSQPQPVEYDIEVSLLSRVDGRSTIVEMTKVMAQMVKAGELDKRHVKMKFLDHELKQLIGEEPDLIILFQPYLDLQGYPPWHIRLSEMYWEPDNENVSYIVFLRALQKFSTCKVNVGK from the coding sequence ATGGTTACCAAAGAGGAGAAAGTAACGGACCTAGGCTCAGAGAATGAGGAAACTGGATTTTCCACGGCGTACAAGAAGGAGCATGTCTTTGAGCAAACTAGGGCACGTATAACCCAACAATCAGAGAAACTGAAGGATGGAGAAACACTAATCAATATCAAGAGAAGTGATTTGGCTCTGCACACGAAAAATACATTCTTagaattcttcaataatgtCATTAGGGCAATGTTCACACCGCAGGATGAAACAATCAAGAAAGAATGGTTCAAAGATCCCGGTAGTGAAACCATCCAAGAACTACTGgtattttatttctatAGGTGCATTTTGACTACGTTTTACCTTATCTATTCCATTTGCGCATTATATCAATATACAATCAATAGGCTgaaagtttattttttaagTTTGGCCTATAAGTGCAATGATGATCCAAGTGTGATTAGTGCAGATGTGAATAAACTTCCAAAAATACCACGCCACTTGGCTGTTATTCTAAACTATAAGAgtgaacaagaagaaggaggaggacTTGAGGGTCTATGTAATGATGGCGCATCGATTGCTGCATGGTGTGTCTCGAGCGGTATACCAAGTCTAACAATTTACGAAGTCAATGGGATCCTAAACAAGTCAGTTCCCGAACTAACTAAGGCCATCTTTAAGAAATTTGAGTCTTACTTTGGTAGTGAAAGTGTTCCAAATTTCCTGATAAAAGTTCcacatttgaatttatccTATTCTGGCATTGATGGTGTTCTTGTGGATAACTCGAGCCAGCCGCAACCTGTGGAATATGATATTGAGGTCTCATTGTTGAGCCGAGTCGATGGCCGGTCAACTATAGTTGAGATGACCAAGGTTATGGCGCAGATGGTCAAAGCGGGAGAACTAGATAAGAGACACGTTAAAATGAAATTCTTGGACCACGAATTGAAGCAGTTGATTGGAGAAGAGCCTGACCTCATCATCCTCTTCCAACCATACTTGGATTTGCAAGGATATCCGCCATGGCATATCAGACTATCGGAGATGTACTGGGAACCAGATAACGAAAACGTCTCTTACATTGTCTTCCTTCGAGCATTGCAGAAGTTTTCCACCTGCAAAGTCAATGTCGGTAAGTGA